Proteins encoded together in one Pseudomonadota bacterium window:
- the vsr gene encoding DNA mismatch endonuclease Vsr, giving the protein MVDSLTPKERSERMARVRGADTKPEMRVRRIVHGMGYRYRLHRRDLPGTPDLVFAPRRKVIFVHGCFWHRHPDPACPLARLPKSRLEFWIPKLDGNRERDVKNQKRLAELGWDVLEVWECQLRDVDRLRKSIREFLG; this is encoded by the coding sequence ATGGTCGATTCACTGACGCCAAAAGAGCGCAGCGAGCGTATGGCTCGCGTTCGCGGCGCCGACACGAAGCCCGAGATGCGTGTGCGTCGGATCGTGCACGGCATGGGCTATCGCTACCGCCTTCACAGGCGCGATCTCCCAGGAACGCCCGACTTGGTGTTTGCTCCGCGGCGGAAGGTCATTTTCGTTCATGGATGTTTTTGGCACCGGCATCCGGACCCCGCCTGCCCTCTCGCCCGATTACCCAAATCGCGCTTGGAATTCTGGATACCGAAACTGGACGGAAATCGGGAACGAGACGTGAAGAACCAGAAACGGCTGGCGGAACTCGGATGGGATGTGCTGGAGGTCTGGGAGTGTCAGCTTCGCGACGTGGATCGGCTGCGCAAGAGTATTAGGGAGTTTCTTGGGTAA
- a CDS encoding ribbon-helix-helix protein, CopG family: MAARRITVTLPEDVYDALTAEAEESQRKLSDLVRDAVTQLLSGDRWRSIGDVAEEYIREGLTNAEVLEAVRERFPEARTSMQSVAFYRSRLRKAGENVMSDAEARRDRIT; this comes from the coding sequence ATGGCCGCCAGGAGGATAACGGTCACCCTGCCGGAGGACGTCTACGACGCCCTGACCGCCGAGGCAGAGGAGAGCCAGCGCAAACTGAGCGACTTGGTCCGCGACGCGGTTACGCAGCTGCTCTCTGGCGATAGATGGCGATCGATAGGCGACGTGGCGGAGGAGTACATCAGGGAGGGCCTGACGAACGCGGAGGTGCTGGAGGCGGTGAGGGAGAGGTTCCCTGAGGCCCGCACGTCTATGCAGTCGGTGGCCTTCTACCGCTCGCGCCTAAGGAAGGCCGGCGAAAACGTTATGAGCGATGCCGAAGCTCGCCGTGACAGGATCACGTAG
- a CDS encoding helix-turn-helix transcriptional regulator, which produces MTGSIHTDLYRGLIRKLVEARNAAGLTQQTLADRLGKPQSYVAKVEGYERRVDVVEFLELAREIGVDPLPMLDEALKKL; this is translated from the coding sequence GTGACGGGCTCGATCCACACAGACTTGTATCGTGGACTCATCCGGAAGCTTGTGGAGGCCCGCAACGCAGCCGGACTCACACAGCAGACGCTCGCCGACCGCCTCGGCAAGCCCCAGTCCTATGTGGCGAAGGTGGAGGGTTATGAACGTCGCGTAGACGTCGTGGAGTTCCTGGAGCTGGCTCGCGAGATCGGGGTCGATCCGCTTCCGATGCTCGACGAGGCTTTGAAGAAGCTTTGA
- a CDS encoding YaaC family protein has translation MAAPELRIKNRACYFRKSISTPSLSSERVLARDAFEFALLWLKRHCKEAVPYWEQARAYYQASGHLPAESSPLTSYYCFLNAVKALLIVKGQKFSDRHGVSGDFESSKRALVNEQINFQGGGVIAALSRYLKEAETENVCNLKDVLSNLPFIHRAFRHTFTSHSELFIPVRNVVYRKHPDANYVWLSADVDGRFADGRAMRTLPDGLERDGGYDDRCVVRTKRRVRWHGHGADDDEKRRALARLKTFHRKCRRDFTYISASPDLWYIKRSISGAKSIKRYNLTLIIAAMHRLSELSRYDPKGLKLYLEGKDNWLLTEFIELSPIQFVDELVCEMTSLEFSVPGVRPRG, from the coding sequence ATGGCAGCGCCAGAGCTAAGAATCAAGAATCGTGCCTGCTACTTCAGGAAATCGATTTCGACGCCCAGCTTGAGCAGTGAACGCGTGCTTGCGCGCGACGCGTTCGAGTTCGCGCTCCTTTGGCTGAAGCGCCACTGCAAGGAGGCCGTTCCCTACTGGGAGCAGGCACGAGCCTACTATCAGGCGAGCGGCCACCTCCCCGCAGAGTCGTCGCCATTGACGAGCTACTACTGCTTCCTTAACGCGGTGAAGGCCCTCCTGATTGTGAAGGGACAGAAGTTCTCCGATCGGCACGGCGTCAGCGGGGATTTCGAGTCTTCCAAGCGAGCGCTGGTGAACGAGCAGATAAACTTCCAAGGCGGCGGCGTGATCGCTGCGCTGTCAAGATACCTGAAGGAGGCTGAGACGGAGAACGTCTGTAACCTAAAAGATGTGCTCTCCAACCTGCCGTTCATTCACAGGGCCTTCCGGCACACGTTCACCTCGCATAGCGAGCTCTTCATCCCGGTCCGCAACGTCGTGTACCGCAAGCACCCGGACGCGAACTACGTCTGGCTGAGCGCGGATGTTGACGGTCGCTTTGCCGACGGCCGGGCGATGAGGACGCTGCCGGACGGGCTGGAGCGGGACGGCGGCTACGACGATCGCTGCGTGGTTCGCACGAAGAGGCGGGTACGGTGGCACGGGCACGGGGCAGACGACGATGAGAAGAGGCGAGCGCTCGCCCGACTGAAGACGTTCCACAGAAAGTGCCGGCGTGACTTCACGTACATCTCCGCCTCTCCAGACCTTTGGTACATAAAGAGGTCCATCTCGGGAGCCAAGTCCATAAAGAGGTACAACCTGACACTGATAATCGCGGCGATGCACCGGCTGAGCGAGCTGTCCAGGTACGATCCAAAGGGCCTCAAGCTCTACCTGGAGGGAAAGGACAACTGGCTCCTGACCGAGTTCATTGAACTCTCGCCTATTCAGTTCGTGGACGAACTCGTCTGTGAAATGACGTCCCTTGAGTTCTCGGTTCCCGGCGTGCGGCCCAGGGGCTGA
- a CDS encoding phage/plasmid primase, P4 family, producing MADPQMHPLTYDGADMLEFLSCIDPGAIGYERLVRSLCQASAGVDGAKAMTLAFVAHCLHQAGREPFELDECVATWWEEATPADDLQQIAREEAERYRDLAFDFRLSDNHPDRIELAARQWEGLADELTAWADRPRRDALERCRVEAAEEPWPVKIVFEQKHGAKNARLFLARRPAPIISSSGTLFSFDSGAWAEMSDDMLAAEVRETDPTDFLDVDHVAKIVKGVHQIAVVSASPFEWLEPDGSEPDPEDLVLFRNGLLNVMTGKLIPHDGRYFATGLPDHDYEPFAECPTWMRWLDETLDPSFHPALQEWFGYCLTPDICAHHFMNFMGVTRSGKSTAHNVLRDLIGRQHATSAMMPDLGSDFGMQSFLDKRLVIVPDAHDTPTRNRAAALERIKSITGGDEVSVNRKNLSIVNATLRVRIVITSNRQPKFIDESGALAARMLIIRFERTFRGHEDRHMGEKLRAELSGIANWAIGGLLRLRSNGFQFTVGELGRAEVDDAARSQSPALRFAEARLTVTGNDADFVPMSVVYPAYRDWAYKEGLSRAEIRNQTDLAHDIRAGVRGVKSTQRRREAKRVYGLSGVSAVVPNLED from the coding sequence ATGGCTGACCCTCAGATGCACCCGCTGACTTACGACGGCGCCGACATGCTCGAGTTCCTCTCTTGCATCGATCCTGGAGCAATCGGCTATGAGCGATTGGTCCGGTCGCTATGCCAAGCGTCTGCCGGTGTCGACGGTGCCAAGGCGATGACACTGGCCTTCGTCGCACACTGCCTGCACCAAGCGGGACGAGAACCCTTCGAGCTCGACGAGTGTGTGGCTACTTGGTGGGAGGAAGCGACGCCTGCCGACGACCTCCAGCAGATCGCGCGAGAGGAGGCCGAACGCTACAGAGACTTGGCATTTGACTTTCGACTCTCCGACAATCATCCAGACCGCATAGAACTGGCGGCAAGGCAATGGGAGGGATTGGCCGACGAACTGACGGCGTGGGCTGACAGGCCAAGGCGGGACGCCCTGGAGCGATGCAGGGTTGAAGCCGCTGAAGAGCCTTGGCCCGTAAAGATCGTCTTTGAGCAAAAGCACGGCGCTAAGAATGCACGTCTGTTCCTCGCCCGTCGACCAGCGCCGATCATCTCATCTAGCGGCACGCTCTTCTCCTTTGACAGCGGTGCTTGGGCCGAGATGTCGGACGACATGCTCGCAGCGGAAGTGCGCGAGACCGACCCAACGGACTTCCTCGACGTCGACCACGTCGCCAAGATCGTGAAGGGCGTACACCAGATAGCAGTCGTGAGCGCGAGCCCCTTCGAATGGCTGGAGCCTGACGGATCGGAACCCGACCCAGAGGATCTTGTCCTGTTCCGTAATGGCCTGCTGAACGTGATGACCGGCAAGCTGATCCCGCACGATGGTCGATACTTCGCGACCGGACTGCCGGACCACGACTACGAGCCGTTCGCCGAGTGTCCGACCTGGATGCGGTGGCTGGACGAGACGCTCGATCCGTCGTTCCACCCTGCGCTTCAGGAGTGGTTTGGCTACTGTCTAACTCCCGACATTTGCGCGCACCACTTCATGAACTTCATGGGCGTAACTCGTTCGGGCAAGTCGACAGCGCACAATGTGCTGCGCGACCTTATCGGGAGACAACACGCCACGTCCGCAATGATGCCAGACCTCGGCTCGGACTTTGGCATGCAGAGTTTTCTGGACAAGCGCTTGGTGATCGTGCCTGACGCGCACGACACGCCAACTAGAAATCGAGCAGCCGCGCTGGAGCGAATAAAGAGCATCACTGGCGGTGACGAGGTCTCGGTAAACCGGAAGAACCTGTCGATCGTAAACGCCACGCTCAGAGTACGTATTGTGATCACGAGCAATCGTCAGCCAAAGTTCATTGATGAGAGCGGTGCTCTTGCAGCACGTATGCTCATCATCCGATTTGAAAGGACCTTCAGGGGGCATGAAGACAGGCACATGGGCGAGAAGCTAAGGGCCGAGTTGAGTGGCATCGCCAATTGGGCCATTGGTGGACTCTTGCGTCTGCGGTCGAACGGTTTTCAGTTTACCGTGGGAGAGCTCGGCCGCGCTGAAGTCGACGACGCCGCGCGATCGCAATCGCCCGCACTCAGGTTTGCTGAGGCAAGACTGACTGTCACCGGTAATGATGCTGACTTTGTGCCGATGTCCGTCGTATACCCGGCTTATAGGGACTGGGCATACAAAGAGGGACTTAGCAGGGCCGAGATCAGGAACCAGACCGACCTTGCGCATGACATCAGGGCAGGTGTGCGGGGCGTCAAATCCACGCAGAGGCGACGCGAAGCCAAACGGGTCTATGGACTTTCCGGCGTATCAGCTGTCGTCCCAAACCTAGAGGACTGA
- a CDS encoding helix-turn-helix domain-containing protein, with protein MNKNDATGGDSGPSFDDFEREWLTNAEAARVLGLTPDTLRDYRPKGRSPRFYKRGQYVFYRRSDVEAFLAEREKSDG; from the coding sequence ATGAACAAGAATGACGCGACAGGGGGCGACAGTGGCCCCTCGTTCGACGACTTCGAGCGGGAGTGGCTGACTAACGCGGAGGCCGCGCGAGTTCTCGGCCTCACCCCCGACACCCTGAGGGACTACAGGCCGAAGGGCCGCAGCCCGCGCTTCTACAAGCGGGGCCAGTACGTCTTCTACCGGCGCTCGGACGTCGAGGCGTTCCTTGCAGAGAGGGAGAAGTCCGATGGCTGA
- a CDS encoding helix-turn-helix domain-containing protein yields the protein MLDTAVRPTFTSPWLNTEEAAAYLGNSPKSLAIWRCKGQGPRYHVLNKRLVRYHVDDVDAFVRGENGR from the coding sequence ATGCTCGATACCGCTGTGAGGCCGACCTTCACGTCGCCGTGGCTCAATACAGAAGAGGCTGCGGCCTACCTTGGAAACTCGCCCAAGTCCCTCGCCATCTGGCGCTGCAAGGGCCAGGGGCCCCGGTACCACGTCCTCAACAAGCGACTGGTCCGGTACCACGTTGACGACGTCGACGCGTTCGTGCGCGGGGAGAACGGCCGATGA